Proteins from one Thalassophryne amazonica chromosome 20, fThaAma1.1, whole genome shotgun sequence genomic window:
- the thrap3b gene encoding thyroid hormone receptor-associated protein 3b isoform X3 has translation MSKPLESPARSRTRSRSRSYSRSHSRSRSRSRSRKRRYSSRSRSRSRSHSPSYRNYPSRDYQNNRGGFRGYNRGYRRPYYYRGRNRGYYPRGHYQNRGGGGYGYKSNWQGGGGGWHDRHYDQDHHSHSPRRGRSRSRTPRKRSGSRSRSRYSDRSSRSRRSRGSSYSSRSRSSSPRQRRSKGKPGSKDKDKLAENQTETAGQGAEGTATETASGGPEDKGPEGGGPLWRTIGSVSPPPSKSPKSGTAASFSGFGFFSKEDTKAGEKTVITTAFKKFLAETKGKKQDEEKETDLDKEESTTERELEKSSIKTTDCFNISPPSFADPKEDKSMPFFDDGEEEFLKSHGLKDRDIEEGGEDNIKTTLTARDIFGKWEDDSNYSASYTSAKEKGRRDADEEESIEEELYRSRKHSSKKEEKAKKKEKKEKEKARRSPSPPPALPKEKDRPLFPGAFASREESPIRHLSSSRADFENKMCSIDEMPSSSVSKERLVPRDLVNPTKKDPEFHSIFQHIQSAHLRRSPSELFAQHIVSIVHYIKAQHFPSSDMTLSERFAMYQRKAAEVVMRPRKSPEIHRRIDVSPSAFKRHSHLFEDLEETSYKDPSKKFKGDVMDLRLDIERRKRFAVKDQGPSRERSSEKSAKHHKKSKKGKKKRDRSPSSSSSSSSPSPYPPPYRGKEYMGEGMEHPEEGYTHTRYPPREYSGPMDRGPRDYEGHSTERGRARGFFSPE, from the exons ATGTCAAAGCCTTTGGAGTCTCCAGCTCGGTCCCGAACCAGATCAAGGTCCAGATCTTACTCAAGATCTCACTCTAGAAGCCGGTCTCGTTCAAGGTCCAGAAAACGTCGCTACAG ttCTAGGTCTCGTTCCCGCTCTCGTTCACACTCTCCATCCTACAGAAATTACCCCAGCCGGGACTATCAGAACAACAGAGGTGGGTTCCGGGGCTACAACCGTGGCTACCGGAGGCCCTACTACTACCGTGGCAGAAACCGAGGCTACTACCCCCGTGGTCACTATCAGAACAGGGGAGGAGGTGGCTATGGCTATAAATCTAATTGGCAGGGTGGTGGTGGAGGCTGGCACGATCGCCACTATGACCAGGACCATCACTCACACAGTCCTAGACGGGGGCGCTCACGCTCCCGCACACCTAGGAAGCGCTCAGGTAGTCGCAGTCGTTCCCGCTACTCTGATCGCTCCTCTCGATCTCGACGCTCCAGGGGCTCTAGCTACTCCTCTCGGTCCAGGTCCTCATCCCCACGCCAACGCAGAAGTAAAGGCAAGCCTGGATCCAAGGATAAAGACAAGCTTGCTGAAAACCAGACTGAGACAGCAGGTCAGGGGGCAGAAGGCACAGCTACCGAGACGGCGTCTGGAG GTCCAGAAGACAAAGGGCCTGAAGGTGGTGGTCCTCTGTGGAGAACCATTGGCAGCGTGTCTCCTCCTCCATCAAAGAGCCCCAAGTCTGGGACAGCGGCCTCGTTCAGCGGTTTTGGGTTCTTCTCAAAGGAAGATACTAAAGCTGGAGAAAAGACTGTCATTACCACAGCCTTCAAAAA ATTCTTGGCAGAGACTAAAGGCAAAAAGCAAGATGAAGAAAAGGAGACTGATCTTGATAAAGAGgagagcaccacagagagggaacTGGAGAAAAGCAGCATCAAAACCACAGACTGCTTCAACATCTCACCCCCTTCTTTTGCTGACCCCAAGGAAGACAAGAGCATGCCCTTCTTCGATGATGGAGAAGAGGAGTTCCTCAAGTCTCATGGGCTGAAAGACAGGGACATTGAAGAAGGTGGAGAGGATAACATCAAAACCACCCTCACGGCCCGTGACATTTTTGGGAAATGGGAAGATGACTCCAACTATTCGGCTTCTTACACATCTGCGAAGGAGAAAGGTCGGAGAGATGCTGACGAAGAGGAGTCGATAGAAGAGGAGCTGTATCGGAGCCGCAAGCACAGCTCCAAGAAAGAGGAAAAGGCcaagaaaaaggaaaagaaagaaaaggagaaaGCCAGGAGGAGTCCTTCCCCTCCACCTGCTCTTCCCAAGGAGAAGGACAGGCCGTTGTTTCCTGGAGCGTTTGCTTCCAGAGAGGAGTCGCCTATACGTCATCTGTCTTCATCAAGGGCGGACTTTGAAAACAAAATGTGCTCCATAGATGAAATGCCGAG CTCTTCTGTGTCCAAAGAACGCCTTGTGCCCCGAGATCTGGTGAATCCAACTAAGAAAGACCCAGAGTTCCATTCCATTTTCCAGCACATTCAGTCAGCACACCTCCGTCGCAGCCCGTCTGAGTTATTTGCTCAGCACATAGTCTCGATTGTGCATTACATTAAAG CACAACACTTCCCCTCCTCAGACATGACTTTAAGTGAGCGGTTTGCCATGTACCAAAGAAAAGCTGCAGAGGTAGTTATGAGGCCAAGGAAAAGCCCAGAAATCCACAG GAGAATTGATGTTTCCCCGAGTGCCTTTAAGAGGCACTCTCACCTGTTTGAGGATTTGGAGGAGACAAGCTACAAG GATCCAAGTAAAAAGTTTAAAGGTGATGTGATGGACCTGCGCTTGGATATTGAAAGACGTAAAAGGTTTGCTGTGAAGGACCAAGGACCGAGCAGGGAGAGGTCCTCTGAAAAATCTGCAAAGCACCACAAGAAATCAAA GAAGGGTAAGAAGAAGCGGGATCGCTCTCCATCCTCCTCTTCGTCTTCATCTTCTCCATCCCCGTATCCTCCACCTTATAGAGGTAAAGAGTACATGGGAGAGGGGATGGAACACCCAGAAGAAGGCTACACTCACACACGTTACCCTCCACGGGAGTACAGTGGGCCTATGGACAGAGGTCCTCGTGACTATGAGGGCCACAGCACGGAGAGGGGCCGAGCTCGTGGATTT tt TTCCCCAGAATGA
- the eva1bb gene encoding eva-1 homolog Bb — MEPVKSDMELLSNSMATFAHIKANPESFALYFMMGVCFGLLMALCLLLAGFSCRTRGRSRAPRSTEKRQLKASSVEDEEEEEEESIEDNDGEELAKAMAGPMNEHGSHSNSTLRSVNVFTSAEELEKARRLEERERIVREIWRNGQPDILVTGTGTMGRVHYH, encoded by the exons ATGGAGCCCGTTAAGAGCGACATGGAGCTGCTCAGTAACAGCATGGCAACCTTCGCTCACATCAAAG CCAATCCAGAGAGCTTTGCCCTCTACTTCATGATGGGTGTCTGTTTTGGACTGCTGATGGCGCTCTGCCTCTTGCTGGCAGGTTTCTCCTGCAGGACTCGCGGTCGCAGCAGGGCTCCCCGTTCAACTGAGAAAAGACAGCTTAAGGCGTCGAGCGTGGaagacgaggaggaggaggaggaggagagcatCGAGGACAACGATGGAGAGGAGCTGGCCAAAGCGATGGCGGGCCCCATGAACGAGCACGGCAGTCACTCCAACAGCACTCTGAGGAGCGTAAATGTCTTCACGTCAGCCGAGGAGTTGGAGAAGGCGCGGCGTCTCGAGGAGAGGGAGCGCATAGTCAGGGAGATATGGAGAAATGGGCAGCCGGATATCCTGGTGACCGGGACGGGGACCATGGGCCGGGTGCACTACCACTAA
- the thrap3b gene encoding thyroid hormone receptor-associated protein 3b isoform X1, translating into MSKPLESPARSRTRSRSRSYSRSHSRSRSRSRSRKRRYSSRSRSRSRSHSPSYRNYPSRDYQNNRGGFRGYNRGYRRPYYYRGRNRGYYPRGHYQNRGGGGYGYKSNWQGGGGGWHDRHYDQDHHSHSPRRGRSRSRTPRKRSGSRSRSRYSDRSSRSRRSRGSSYSSRSRSSSPRQRRSKGKPGSKDKDKLAENQTETAGQGAEGTATETASGGPEDKGPEGGGPLWRTIGSVSPPPSKSPKSGTAASFSGFGFFSKEDTKAGEKTVITTAFKKFLAETKGKKQDEEKETDLDKEESTTERELEKSSIKTTDCFNISPPSFADPKEDKSMPFFDDGEEEFLKSHGLKDRDIEEGGEDNIKTTLTARDIFGKWEDDSNYSASYTSAKEKGRRDADEEESIEEELYRSRKHSSKKEEKAKKKEKKEKEKARRSPSPPPALPKEKDRPLFPGAFASREESPIRHLSSSRADFENKMCSIDEMPSSSVSKERLVPRDLVNPTKKDPEFHSIFQHIQSAHLRRSPSELFAQHIVSIVHYIKAQHFPSSDMTLSERFAMYQRKAAEVVMRPRKSPEIHRRIDVSPSAFKRHSHLFEDLEETSYKDPSKKFKGDVMDLRLDIERRKRFAVKDQGPSRERSSEKSAKHHKKSKKGKKKRDRSPSSSSSSSSPSPYPPPYRGKEYMGEGMEHPEEGYTHTRYPPREYSGPMDRGPRDYEGHSTERGRARGFFPRMRGGRGWNRGNYQGNNSNGNPPTMNVQVRPPEEEWDPEYTPKSRKYYLHDDRDGEKTWIDNRGRGRGSFPTRRGRFVYRKGGSSPKWTHDMFQGTEEGELGDDGLEVEPKETKSVEASTSKQ; encoded by the exons ATGTCAAAGCCTTTGGAGTCTCCAGCTCGGTCCCGAACCAGATCAAGGTCCAGATCTTACTCAAGATCTCACTCTAGAAGCCGGTCTCGTTCAAGGTCCAGAAAACGTCGCTACAG ttCTAGGTCTCGTTCCCGCTCTCGTTCACACTCTCCATCCTACAGAAATTACCCCAGCCGGGACTATCAGAACAACAGAGGTGGGTTCCGGGGCTACAACCGTGGCTACCGGAGGCCCTACTACTACCGTGGCAGAAACCGAGGCTACTACCCCCGTGGTCACTATCAGAACAGGGGAGGAGGTGGCTATGGCTATAAATCTAATTGGCAGGGTGGTGGTGGAGGCTGGCACGATCGCCACTATGACCAGGACCATCACTCACACAGTCCTAGACGGGGGCGCTCACGCTCCCGCACACCTAGGAAGCGCTCAGGTAGTCGCAGTCGTTCCCGCTACTCTGATCGCTCCTCTCGATCTCGACGCTCCAGGGGCTCTAGCTACTCCTCTCGGTCCAGGTCCTCATCCCCACGCCAACGCAGAAGTAAAGGCAAGCCTGGATCCAAGGATAAAGACAAGCTTGCTGAAAACCAGACTGAGACAGCAGGTCAGGGGGCAGAAGGCACAGCTACCGAGACGGCGTCTGGAG GTCCAGAAGACAAAGGGCCTGAAGGTGGTGGTCCTCTGTGGAGAACCATTGGCAGCGTGTCTCCTCCTCCATCAAAGAGCCCCAAGTCTGGGACAGCGGCCTCGTTCAGCGGTTTTGGGTTCTTCTCAAAGGAAGATACTAAAGCTGGAGAAAAGACTGTCATTACCACAGCCTTCAAAAA ATTCTTGGCAGAGACTAAAGGCAAAAAGCAAGATGAAGAAAAGGAGACTGATCTTGATAAAGAGgagagcaccacagagagggaacTGGAGAAAAGCAGCATCAAAACCACAGACTGCTTCAACATCTCACCCCCTTCTTTTGCTGACCCCAAGGAAGACAAGAGCATGCCCTTCTTCGATGATGGAGAAGAGGAGTTCCTCAAGTCTCATGGGCTGAAAGACAGGGACATTGAAGAAGGTGGAGAGGATAACATCAAAACCACCCTCACGGCCCGTGACATTTTTGGGAAATGGGAAGATGACTCCAACTATTCGGCTTCTTACACATCTGCGAAGGAGAAAGGTCGGAGAGATGCTGACGAAGAGGAGTCGATAGAAGAGGAGCTGTATCGGAGCCGCAAGCACAGCTCCAAGAAAGAGGAAAAGGCcaagaaaaaggaaaagaaagaaaaggagaaaGCCAGGAGGAGTCCTTCCCCTCCACCTGCTCTTCCCAAGGAGAAGGACAGGCCGTTGTTTCCTGGAGCGTTTGCTTCCAGAGAGGAGTCGCCTATACGTCATCTGTCTTCATCAAGGGCGGACTTTGAAAACAAAATGTGCTCCATAGATGAAATGCCGAG CTCTTCTGTGTCCAAAGAACGCCTTGTGCCCCGAGATCTGGTGAATCCAACTAAGAAAGACCCAGAGTTCCATTCCATTTTCCAGCACATTCAGTCAGCACACCTCCGTCGCAGCCCGTCTGAGTTATTTGCTCAGCACATAGTCTCGATTGTGCATTACATTAAAG CACAACACTTCCCCTCCTCAGACATGACTTTAAGTGAGCGGTTTGCCATGTACCAAAGAAAAGCTGCAGAGGTAGTTATGAGGCCAAGGAAAAGCCCAGAAATCCACAG GAGAATTGATGTTTCCCCGAGTGCCTTTAAGAGGCACTCTCACCTGTTTGAGGATTTGGAGGAGACAAGCTACAAG GATCCAAGTAAAAAGTTTAAAGGTGATGTGATGGACCTGCGCTTGGATATTGAAAGACGTAAAAGGTTTGCTGTGAAGGACCAAGGACCGAGCAGGGAGAGGTCCTCTGAAAAATCTGCAAAGCACCACAAGAAATCAAA GAAGGGTAAGAAGAAGCGGGATCGCTCTCCATCCTCCTCTTCGTCTTCATCTTCTCCATCCCCGTATCCTCCACCTTATAGAGGTAAAGAGTACATGGGAGAGGGGATGGAACACCCAGAAGAAGGCTACACTCACACACGTTACCCTCCACGGGAGTACAGTGGGCCTATGGACAGAGGTCCTCGTGACTATGAGGGCCACAGCACGGAGAGGGGCCGAGCTCGTGGATTT TTCCCCAGAATGAGAGGAGGAAGAGGGTGGAACCGGGGCAACTACCAAGGCAACAACAGCAATGGAAACCCTCCCACCATGAATGTCCAAGTGCGCCCCCCAGAGGAGGAGTGGGATCCTGAATATACTCCTAAGAGCAGGAAGTATTACTTG CACGATGATCGTGATGGTGAGAAAACTTGGATCGACAACCGCGGACGGGGGCGTGGCTCCTTCCCAACTCGCCGGGGGCGCTTTGTCTACCGTAAAGGTGGTAGCAGCCCGAAGTGGACCCACGACATGTTCCAGGGCACTGAAGAAGGGGAGCTGGGAGATGACGGCTTGGAGGTTGAACCTAAAGAAACCAAGAGTGTTGAAGCCTCCACCTCAAAGCAGTAA
- the thrap3b gene encoding thyroid hormone receptor-associated protein 3b isoform X2, which translates to MGSRSRSRSRSHSPSYRNYPSRDYQNNRGGFRGYNRGYRRPYYYRGRNRGYYPRGHYQNRGGGGYGYKSNWQGGGGGWHDRHYDQDHHSHSPRRGRSRSRTPRKRSGSRSRSRYSDRSSRSRRSRGSSYSSRSRSSSPRQRRSKGKPGSKDKDKLAENQTETAGQGAEGTATETASGGPEDKGPEGGGPLWRTIGSVSPPPSKSPKSGTAASFSGFGFFSKEDTKAGEKTVITTAFKKFLAETKGKKQDEEKETDLDKEESTTERELEKSSIKTTDCFNISPPSFADPKEDKSMPFFDDGEEEFLKSHGLKDRDIEEGGEDNIKTTLTARDIFGKWEDDSNYSASYTSAKEKGRRDADEEESIEEELYRSRKHSSKKEEKAKKKEKKEKEKARRSPSPPPALPKEKDRPLFPGAFASREESPIRHLSSSRADFENKMCSIDEMPSSSVSKERLVPRDLVNPTKKDPEFHSIFQHIQSAHLRRSPSELFAQHIVSIVHYIKAQHFPSSDMTLSERFAMYQRKAAEVVMRPRKSPEIHRRIDVSPSAFKRHSHLFEDLEETSYKDPSKKFKGDVMDLRLDIERRKRFAVKDQGPSRERSSEKSAKHHKKSKKGKKKRDRSPSSSSSSSSPSPYPPPYRGKEYMGEGMEHPEEGYTHTRYPPREYSGPMDRGPRDYEGHSTERGRARGFFPRMRGGRGWNRGNYQGNNSNGNPPTMNVQVRPPEEEWDPEYTPKSRKYYLHDDRDGEKTWIDNRGRGRGSFPTRRGRFVYRKGGSSPKWTHDMFQGTEEGELGDDGLEVEPKETKSVEASTSKQ; encoded by the exons ATGGG ttCTAGGTCTCGTTCCCGCTCTCGTTCACACTCTCCATCCTACAGAAATTACCCCAGCCGGGACTATCAGAACAACAGAGGTGGGTTCCGGGGCTACAACCGTGGCTACCGGAGGCCCTACTACTACCGTGGCAGAAACCGAGGCTACTACCCCCGTGGTCACTATCAGAACAGGGGAGGAGGTGGCTATGGCTATAAATCTAATTGGCAGGGTGGTGGTGGAGGCTGGCACGATCGCCACTATGACCAGGACCATCACTCACACAGTCCTAGACGGGGGCGCTCACGCTCCCGCACACCTAGGAAGCGCTCAGGTAGTCGCAGTCGTTCCCGCTACTCTGATCGCTCCTCTCGATCTCGACGCTCCAGGGGCTCTAGCTACTCCTCTCGGTCCAGGTCCTCATCCCCACGCCAACGCAGAAGTAAAGGCAAGCCTGGATCCAAGGATAAAGACAAGCTTGCTGAAAACCAGACTGAGACAGCAGGTCAGGGGGCAGAAGGCACAGCTACCGAGACGGCGTCTGGAG GTCCAGAAGACAAAGGGCCTGAAGGTGGTGGTCCTCTGTGGAGAACCATTGGCAGCGTGTCTCCTCCTCCATCAAAGAGCCCCAAGTCTGGGACAGCGGCCTCGTTCAGCGGTTTTGGGTTCTTCTCAAAGGAAGATACTAAAGCTGGAGAAAAGACTGTCATTACCACAGCCTTCAAAAA ATTCTTGGCAGAGACTAAAGGCAAAAAGCAAGATGAAGAAAAGGAGACTGATCTTGATAAAGAGgagagcaccacagagagggaacTGGAGAAAAGCAGCATCAAAACCACAGACTGCTTCAACATCTCACCCCCTTCTTTTGCTGACCCCAAGGAAGACAAGAGCATGCCCTTCTTCGATGATGGAGAAGAGGAGTTCCTCAAGTCTCATGGGCTGAAAGACAGGGACATTGAAGAAGGTGGAGAGGATAACATCAAAACCACCCTCACGGCCCGTGACATTTTTGGGAAATGGGAAGATGACTCCAACTATTCGGCTTCTTACACATCTGCGAAGGAGAAAGGTCGGAGAGATGCTGACGAAGAGGAGTCGATAGAAGAGGAGCTGTATCGGAGCCGCAAGCACAGCTCCAAGAAAGAGGAAAAGGCcaagaaaaaggaaaagaaagaaaaggagaaaGCCAGGAGGAGTCCTTCCCCTCCACCTGCTCTTCCCAAGGAGAAGGACAGGCCGTTGTTTCCTGGAGCGTTTGCTTCCAGAGAGGAGTCGCCTATACGTCATCTGTCTTCATCAAGGGCGGACTTTGAAAACAAAATGTGCTCCATAGATGAAATGCCGAG CTCTTCTGTGTCCAAAGAACGCCTTGTGCCCCGAGATCTGGTGAATCCAACTAAGAAAGACCCAGAGTTCCATTCCATTTTCCAGCACATTCAGTCAGCACACCTCCGTCGCAGCCCGTCTGAGTTATTTGCTCAGCACATAGTCTCGATTGTGCATTACATTAAAG CACAACACTTCCCCTCCTCAGACATGACTTTAAGTGAGCGGTTTGCCATGTACCAAAGAAAAGCTGCAGAGGTAGTTATGAGGCCAAGGAAAAGCCCAGAAATCCACAG GAGAATTGATGTTTCCCCGAGTGCCTTTAAGAGGCACTCTCACCTGTTTGAGGATTTGGAGGAGACAAGCTACAAG GATCCAAGTAAAAAGTTTAAAGGTGATGTGATGGACCTGCGCTTGGATATTGAAAGACGTAAAAGGTTTGCTGTGAAGGACCAAGGACCGAGCAGGGAGAGGTCCTCTGAAAAATCTGCAAAGCACCACAAGAAATCAAA GAAGGGTAAGAAGAAGCGGGATCGCTCTCCATCCTCCTCTTCGTCTTCATCTTCTCCATCCCCGTATCCTCCACCTTATAGAGGTAAAGAGTACATGGGAGAGGGGATGGAACACCCAGAAGAAGGCTACACTCACACACGTTACCCTCCACGGGAGTACAGTGGGCCTATGGACAGAGGTCCTCGTGACTATGAGGGCCACAGCACGGAGAGGGGCCGAGCTCGTGGATTT TTCCCCAGAATGAGAGGAGGAAGAGGGTGGAACCGGGGCAACTACCAAGGCAACAACAGCAATGGAAACCCTCCCACCATGAATGTCCAAGTGCGCCCCCCAGAGGAGGAGTGGGATCCTGAATATACTCCTAAGAGCAGGAAGTATTACTTG CACGATGATCGTGATGGTGAGAAAACTTGGATCGACAACCGCGGACGGGGGCGTGGCTCCTTCCCAACTCGCCGGGGGCGCTTTGTCTACCGTAAAGGTGGTAGCAGCCCGAAGTGGACCCACGACATGTTCCAGGGCACTGAAGAAGGGGAGCTGGGAGATGACGGCTTGGAGGTTGAACCTAAAGAAACCAAGAGTGTTGAAGCCTCCACCTCAAAGCAGTAA